In Fragaria vesca subsp. vesca linkage group LG1, FraVesHawaii_1.0, whole genome shotgun sequence, the sequence GTTTTACTTGTTTATAATGAGCCAATATGCAAGATATGTATGTACACATGTATTGTATTCTGAAACATAGAAATGAGAGTAGAATAGAGTACCGCAGCTTCTTTAGTATGAGAATTTGTTGGGTTCTGAAGCATCATCCGGTTGGCCACTTCAATCAGTCCATCGTATCCCGGCTTATCCGAATCCCACCCAACTTGTTGAACCATTTTGTTCCTGAACACATTCAGCAACAACTTATCCACCACTCCTCCCTTGTAACTCCCCGATTGCGATTCGCTTTCTGCCTCTTTCGTCTGAAACACACTTAGCAACTTAGCACTCATTTACATTGTTTGAACCAAAAACACCAGTGTCTCACCAAACAAGAGAAGATCCGAATCCGTGAGCTCCGGAGCTGAGATTTCGATTGGGGCCCAAACCGGAACGGAAGCCACGAGGAGGAAATGCTTGCGGGGCAAACAAGCGCCAAAGCCTTCATCTTTTTGCGGAGAGAGAATCAGATACAGCTCCTCGAATAGAAAGAAATCTTTTATAAAGGCCAACCGGGTCGGGTCGGGTTTTAAATACATGGCGGGTATATTTACTAAAACCCTAGCAACAGAAAAACAGAGACTTACTAAACCCTTGTGTGAGAGTTCCAGTTCCAGTTCCAGAGAGAAATGAATCGTGGCCGTTCGATGTGTACGGCGGTTGTTGCGGCGGCGGGTCCTCGGCGTGACAATCCGGAGAGGCTGTACCGGAGGTTATCGGCTTTGGGAGGCAGCGGGAGGAGCGCGGCCAAGGCCTTGAATGATTACATCATGGAGGGCAGAAAGATCCAGAAATATGAACTCGATCGCTGCGTCAAAGAGCTCCGCAAGTACCGCCAGTTCCAGACTGCCCTCGAGGTTCCCCTCATTTTCATCAATTGTGATTTATGTGTTAGGTGTCTCTTGGAGTTGAATTTGATCATGAATTTCGGCTAGTTAATGCCCTCTGTTTTTGTGGTTGATTAGTGCAGATAATGGAATGGATGGAGTTTAGGAAGATAAATTATTCGTTGCCTGACTATGCGGTACGATTGGATCTCACGGCCAAAGCCAAAGGGATAGAGGCGGCAGAGAGTTACTTCAGCAACCTACCGCAGTCTGCCAAGAACAAATTGACTTATGGGTCCCTTTTGAACTGTTATTGCAAGGAAGTGATGGAAGAAAAGGCTTTGGCGCTCTATAAGAAGATGGATGAGTTGAACTATGTTGACTCTGCTCTGGTTTTCAACAATCTCATGGCTCTGTATATGAGAAAGAAGCAGCCGGAGAAGGTGGCTCCTTTCGTAGAGGAAATGAAGCGGAGGGAGATACGTTTGGATACTTTTAGTTATAATATCTGGATGCAGAGCTATGCCTCTTTGAATGATATGAAAGGCGTAGAGAGTGTTGTGGAAGAGATGCAAAGCCAAGATGAAGACGAATGTGATTGGTCAACATATAGTAACCTGGCTTCCATCTATGTAAAGGCGCAGCTTTATGAGAAGGCTGAGGTAGCTCTTAAATTGTCTGAGAAAGTGATGATGTCCGGGAAGCCACAGCGCCAGACGTACCATTTCTTGATTACACTCTATGCCAACACTGGTAATCTAGGTGAGGTCAAAAGAATATGGGAATCCCTCAAGTTAGCTTTTCCGGATACCAACAATATCAGCTATCTTCTTGTGGTTCAAGCGCTATGTAAGCTAAAAGATGTGGAGGGTTTGAAAGAATGCTTTGAGGAGTGGCAGTCTAATTGCTCCAGTTATGATATGAGGTTAGCAAACGTTGTTATACGTGCTTATCTGAGTCAGAACATGTATGAAGAAGCGCTGTTGATCTTTAAGGATGCTACTAAGAGGTGTAGAGGGCCTTTTTTCAAGGCTCGGGAAATCTTCATGGCCTACTTCTTGGATAATCGTCAGCCTGATCTGGCCATTAGCTATTTGGAAGAAGCGATTTTAGAAACCAAGGATGACGAATGGCGTCCATCTCCAGAAACCATTGCTGCATTTCTGAATTATTTTGAGGAAACAAAAGATATTGATAGTGCTGAGAACTTTTGCAAGATTCTGAAGCGTCTAAATTGTCTCAGTTCCAATGAGTATTGTTTGTTGCTTAAGGTTTATGTAGCTGCTGGTGAATTCCTTCCTGAGATATGTCAGAGATTGAAGGAAGACAACATTCAAATAAGCCCCGAGCTCGAGGAATTG encodes:
- the LOC101305699 gene encoding pentatricopeptide repeat-containing protein At1g02370, mitochondrial-like: MEGRKIQKYELDRCVKELRKYRQFQTALEIMEWMEFRKINYSLPDYAVRLDLTAKAKGIEAAESYFSNLPQSAKNKLTYGSLLNCYCKEVMEEKALALYKKMDELNYVDSALVFNNLMALYMRKKQPEKVAPFVEEMKRREIRLDTFSYNIWMQSYASLNDMKGVESVVEEMQSQDEDECDWSTYSNLASIYVKAQLYEKAEVALKLSEKVMMSGKPQRQTYHFLITLYANTGNLGEVKRIWESLKLAFPDTNNISYLLVVQALCKLKDVEGLKECFEEWQSNCSSYDMRLANVVIRAYLSQNMYEEALLIFKDATKRCRGPFFKAREIFMAYFLDNRQPDLAISYLEEAILETKDDEWRPSPETIAAFLNYFEETKDIDSAENFCKILKRLNCLSSNEYCLLLKVYVAAGEFLPEICQRLKEDNIQISPELEELVEKVSPSRSTT